The Acidimicrobiales bacterium genome segment CACGTCACCCGCACCACGCCGCGCATGCCGTAGGCGAAGTGCCCGGGCAGGTGGCAGGCGAAGACGAACGTCCCCCGTTGGTCGAAGCGATAGGTGGTGGCGGCCGTCGTGCCCGCAGGGACCGACACCTCGCCCGGGACTGCGCCGTGGTGGGGTTCGGTCCCCGTTTCGTGGCGGGCCTGCACGGCATCGTCGCCCACGATGAACTC includes the following:
- a CDS encoding plastocyanin/azurin family copper-binding protein; this encodes MVVVVLAATLTACGGDDPSGGAADRTVDIEARYSRFTPGDIAVTLGTTVQFEVRNEDPIDHEFIVGDDAVQARHETGTEPHHGAVPGEVSVPAGTTAATTYRFDQRGTFVFACHLPGHFAYGMRGVVRVT